GCAAAGCCGGAATCGCTTCCTCCTGAATGGGGGTAGGCTCTGTAATTCCCATGCGCGTAAGCGTCTCTACATATGAAACATCAACATGAAGTTGTTCAAAGCTAAGTTTCATTTAAATCCTCTTTTCACACCTTTTTCCCAATTATAATCGAGGATACTCATGGGCACAAATTTTATAAAAAAAGAACCCCCTGATTCCAGGGAGTCCGAATGAAAGATTATTTTTCTTTAAGATCTAACCCGGTCTTCAACGATATCCCACTCTTCCATCAACTTTTGCCGAATGGCTTCCCGGGCACGATACAATCGTTGACGGACTACACCTTCCGTAACTCCAAGCTCTTCCGCCATATCTTTGTAAGATAAATGATGAATCCATTTCATAGCCAGAATTTGACGATACGAGGGGCTGAGTTGATTGACGTAGTGGATAATAGCCTCCTGCATCATTTTAAGCTCCACTTCTTTTTCCAAATTCGTATCCGGCACCCAGTTAACATACTCCCGAGGGGCCAAATTAATTTCGGCGTCCAGTTCATCCCGATTCCGCTTTACTTTGCGCAAGTGATTCAGCGTTACATTCCTGGTAAGTTTTTTGAGCCAGCCTTCGTATTTCTCCGGTTCTTTCAGAAGCGGTGCCTTACGGATAGCCCGTATAAAAGATTCCTGAATCAGATCTTCCACAAGGGTATGATCCCGCAAAATAAAATAAATCGTAGGATATACAAGCATGTAGAATTCTTTATAAATCTGCTCCTGCATCCCTTTATCCATTGAAAGAAAGTCGGCTGTGAACAGTTGAATCAGATTTTTAGACATATAAGCCCTCCAACCAAGACCTTCGTTACCCTCCAACTCTATATTCTTCATATTAGGACATTGCTGTAATGTAAACAATATAAAACTGAAACTTTTTGTAAAAAAAATAAAAAAACTAGTCCCTTACCTGTAAATTTCGGTTCAATTGTCTTCTTTTTTAAGAGTTTTATCCCTTTTATATCCAATCCGGTTAAAAACCGAATTCATAGCGCATTCATCAACCTCCCGCGGGAACCAATGTATATCCCCTGCGTGCCATCTCTATAATTCTCGGAATTCGTACCATTCCGATCCGGCGTCCCCTGCACCGATTTTGCTTTTGACATTTTGCACATAGTTGTCTAGACTGATTCACTAGAAGGATTTCCATCTATCCCCATTTCCAAATAGAAAGGCAGATTCGTATGCATGCACATTTTCAATCGGAATTTGATGCCCTCATGAAGAAAGCGGCTGAGCTTTTAACCGGAGACAGTTCGGAAGAAATGGTGAACAAAATAAAAATCTGGTCTATGTATCAGCATATTCACAAAATTATGCCTGCACTGACTTCCCATTGGAATCAGACTCATCCGGATTCCAAATCTGAAATGCGGAAATTGTTTGAAGAAATTCGCGACCTCAACCAGCAGTTCAAAGCCCAATCGGAAACAGACAAGCAGCAAGAATAATTGACAGCTTAGCGTGCCAAACTATCCCAAGTATCCACTACCTGAAGAGGAGTTGAAGAGATATGGTGAAAGTGGCCGTTGAGCAAGGTTTGAATGACATTCAGCAAGCCCTTCAAGAAAGCGGACATGAAGTCGTGTCCATGGATAACCTCAAAAACGCTTCCTGCTGTGTGATTTCCGGACAGGACCATAATATGATGGGCATGTCAGACATCTTTACCCAGGCGCCTGTCATTAATGCTGACGGTTTGTCCGCACAAGAAGTTGTTCAAGAAGTGAACACCCGTACCCAAAACATAAGCTTTTAGTGCAAACGGGCAGCATTTCCCTCGGGAGGATGCTGCCCGCTTCTTTTCATTCAGGATTTTCCCACAAGCCGAAAAACTCTGCGAGCAGTTTCCGTCTTGGCGTAAGCCCGGGCGATCCCTTCCTGACGGACTAATTGCTTCGGCACTACTTTTAGTCCAATTTCACACTCAAGCTCCCGGTCCAGCACATAAGGGTCGAGCTGCAGCCGGTAGGAATCCTGCCACTGCGCCATAAATGTAAATCCGGCTCCGGCAAAAAGCTTCAGCTTTCTTCTGGTGCCCGGATCATGCATACAAATAAACAGGGAAAGATTATCGCAGCATTTAAACAAAGCCAGATGTTGTTTAACTTTATATTCAGATGTCTCATCCGTTAATCCGAGCTTCTCCCGGATCTCCTTCTGACGCCTTTTTTCTGCATCTACCCATTCCTTGGTCTGCGGGGGAAACTCTCCGGATTTCAAGCCCTCCTCCAAAACAGAGGGAGGAAAAAAAGAAGTAAAATGAAGACTATTGATAAGAGCAGCGTATGGACTCTTTGACTGCACTTTATCCAACCCTTTTGTGTAAAATGCCAGCCTCAGCAGAACGGGAGTATCAATAAAAGTATAAGGTTTGTCCTCTGCATCGTTCCAAAGGGGAGTTTCGTCCAAGTCGATCCAGCCGCGGTCATGCTCTGTAACGGAAAGATGCATCTCCTCACGGCGATCGCCGTAAAAGCGCTTCCAGTAAGGGATCCACATTCCTGCCAGGCGTGCATGGTCATCCTGCCGGGTCATTACAAAGTCATGTTCCCGTTCATACACGATCATAACCTGTCATTCCTTCCTATTCGCATTTGGGTGATTCTATTGTACCATACTCCCTG
This Paenibacillus larvae subsp. larvae DNA region includes the following protein-coding sequences:
- a CDS encoding RNA polymerase sigma factor, giving the protein MSKNLIQLFTADFLSMDKGMQEQIYKEFYMLVYPTIYFILRDHTLVEDLIQESFIRAIRKAPLLKEPEKYEGWLKKLTRNVTLNHLRKVKRNRDELDAEINLAPREYVNWVPDTNLEKEVELKMMQEAIIHYVNQLSPSYRQILAMKWIHHLSYKDMAEELGVTEGVVRQRLYRAREAIRQKLMEEWDIVEDRVRS
- a CDS encoding YkuS family protein, translated to MVKVAVEQGLNDIQQALQESGHEVVSMDNLKNASCCVISGQDHNMMGMSDIFTQAPVINADGLSAQEVVQEVNTRTQNISF
- a CDS encoding DUF3891 family protein, which gives rise to MIVYEREHDFVMTRQDDHARLAGMWIPYWKRFYGDRREEMHLSVTEHDRGWIDLDETPLWNDAEDKPYTFIDTPVLLRLAFYTKGLDKVQSKSPYAALINSLHFTSFFPPSVLEEGLKSGEFPPQTKEWVDAEKRRQKEIREKLGLTDETSEYKVKQHLALFKCCDNLSLFICMHDPGTRRKLKLFAGAGFTFMAQWQDSYRLQLDPYVLDRELECEIGLKVVPKQLVRQEGIARAYAKTETARRVFRLVGKS
- a CDS encoding DUF2573 family protein, which produces MHAHFQSEFDALMKKAAELLTGDSSEEMVNKIKIWSMYQHIHKIMPALTSHWNQTHPDSKSEMRKLFEEIRDLNQQFKAQSETDKQQE